Genomic window (Deltaproteobacteria bacterium):
GATCGGGGCCGGCCGCCTCTCTCCTCAGACACGAGGCTCGGTTTCCGATCCAATGCAGAGGGCACATCTGGCGTGAGCCCCGCACCGCGGGCACCTCTGTCGTGGTGTGGTTGTCGTCGCGGCAGGGCGGCTGGTAGAGGGAAGGCATGAGCCGGGTACCCGACCGGATCCCCCCCGGTCCGATCAAGCTCACGTACGAGGACTACGTGGGTCTGCCGGATGACGGCCGGCGCTATGAGATCCTCGACGGGGAGCTGGAGGTGAGCCCCGCGCCGGCGCCCCGGCACCAGGGCGTCTCGCGAAACCTCTTGTGGGTCCTGCACGGCCACGTCCGGGAACGTGGGCTCGGGAGCGTCTACTGCGCCCCCATCGACGTGATTCTGGCGCCCACCTCCGTGGTGCAACCGGACCTGATTTTCATCGGCGGAGGCCGCGAGTCGATCATCACCGCGCGCGCGATAGAGGGCCCGCCGGACCTCGCTGTCGAGATCCTCTCCCCTTGGTCCGATCGACGAGATCGCGTCGCGAAGGCCGCGCTCTACGCTCGCTACGGCATCCACCGGTACTGGATCCTCGATCCCGAGGTCCGCGTTCTCGAGGTGTACGAGCTCGAGGGTGCAGGGTACCGGCTCGTCGGGAAGCATGAAGGCGGGGCGAGAGTGCGGACCGCGCTCTTCCCCGATCTCGAGATCGACCTCGGTCGCGTCTGGGTCTGAGCCGACGCGACTACTTCGGCGCCCGGTCGGAGCGGTGGTGCGCCTCGACGATCACCTGCCCCCTCAGTACGCCGGCGTCCGGTCGAAGCGGTGGTGCGCCTCGATGAAGCGCACGGTGCGTGTCGCCGAGCGCATGACGACCGAGTTGGTGACCGCGCCGCCCTTCACATAGCGGACGCCGGCGAGGTAGTCGCCGGGCGTGATGCCGGTGGCGGCCCCCATGACCGAGCCCGACGCCAGCTCCTCGAGGCGGTACTTCCGCTGCAGGTCGAAGAGGCCGAGCTTGCGCAGCTCGCCCGCCTCGTGCTCGTTGCGCGGCTTGAGCCGCGCCTGCATCTCGCCCCCGACGCAGAGGAGGAAGGCCGCCGCGAGGACGCCCTGCGGCGCGCCGCCCACCCCCATCAGGATGTCGATCCCGGTGTCGGGCCGGGTGGTGGCGAGGGCCGCGGACACGTCGCCGCTGGTGATCAGCTTGATGCGCGCGCCCGCCCGGCGGACCTCCTCGATGAGCGCGTTGTGGCGCGGGCGGTCCAGGATGGCGACGGTCAGATCCTCGACGTAGACGCCCTTCGCGTCGGCGAGCGTCCTCAGGTTGTCGCGTGGCCGCCGGTCGAGGTCGACCGTGCCCCGCCCTTCCGGGCCGCAGGCGATCTTGTCCATGTAGGTGTCGGGCACGCGCAGGAAGGTGCCGTGCTCGGCGATCGCGATCACTGAGAGCGCGTTGTAGCCGCCCGCGGCGCAGATGGCGGCGCCCTCGAGGGCGTCGAGCGCCACGTCGGTCGCGGGGCCCTGGCGCGTCCCCACCTTCTCGCCCACGTAGAGCTTCGGCATGGCGTCCTCGGCGCCCTCGCCGATCACCACCGTGCCGTCGATCGCGATCGCGTCGAAGGCCTTGCGCATGGCCTCGATCGCCGCGATGTCCGCCGCCATCTCGTCGCCGCGGCCCATGAGCCGCGCCGAGGCGAGCGCCGCCGCCTCGGTCACCCGCACCAGCTCCATGGCGAGGTTGCGCTCCATGCCGGAAAGCCTTGCCGCGCGGGTCAGCGGCGCAGCAGCCGCTCGAGCAGCGTGTGTGCCTCGGGGATGAAGATGCCGTGCTCGCGCGCATCGCGCTCGTTGTAGCCGCGGGAGAGGCCGCGCGGCTTCTGCTCGTCGCTCGAGATGTAGACGACGAACGGCACCGGGTCGTCGGTGTGCGTCTTGAGCGCGCAGGGGGTCGGGTGATCGGGCATGACCAGCATGCGCCACTCGCTCCCCGACGCGCGCAGGCCCTCGAGCAGCGGGCCCACCACCTTCTCGTCCACGTTCTCGATCGCCTCGACCTTCTTCTGCGCGTCGCCCATGTGACCGCCCTCGTCGGGCGCCTCCACGTGCAGGAAGAGGAAGTCCCGCTCCGCGAGCGCGCGGAGCCCGTACTCCGCCTTGCCGCGGAAGTTGGTGTCGAGGAAACCGGTGGCGCCCGGCACGGCGATCTTGCGCAGCCCCGCGAGCACGCCGAGGCCGTTCACCAGGTCGACGGCGGCGATGACCGAGCCCTCGATGCCGAAGCGCTCGCGCAGCGTCGGCACCCGCGGGCGCCCGCCCTGCCCCCAGAGCCAGATCGAGGTGGGCGCGCGCTCGCCGCGCGCCGCGCGTGCCTGACAGGCCGGGTGCTCGGCCAGGAAGCGGCGCGAGCGCTCCATCAGGTCGCGCAGCACGTCGGCCCCGGGGCCGTCGGGGAAGTGCCGGGCCACCGGCTTGTCGGAGAGGTCGTGCGGCGGCGTGGTGCGCATCCGCCCCTCGCCCTTGCGCCACACGAGGAGGTGGCGGTAGCTGACGCCGGGGTGGAACTCGAGGCCGTCGCGGCCGAGCGCCCGATTCATGTCGCGCACGATCTCCGCCGCCTCGTCCGTCGGCGGATGACCGGCAGCGAAGTCGCGCATGATCTCCGTCCCGCCCTCGAGCGTCTCGAGCGTCACCAGGTTGCAGCGGAAAGCGACGTCGTCGGGACCGAGCTCGACCCCCATGCTCGCCGCCTCGATGGGCGAGCGGCCGGTGTGATAGCGTGCCGGATCGTAGCCGAGGATCGACATCGTGCCGACGTCGCTCCCCGGCGGGAGCCCGCGCGGGATCGTGCGCGTGAGCCCGAGGATGCCGCGCGAGGCCATGCGGTCGAGGTTCGGGGTGCGCGCGTAGTCGAGCGGCGTCTTCCCGCCGAGCCCCGCGATCGGCTCGTCGGCCATCCCGTCGCCCTGGAGCACCACGTACTTCATGCCCTCAGTCCAGCTCCAGCACGGCGGCCAGCCGCCCCGGTTCGGGGGGAATGGAGACCGCCGCCTCGGAGTTGGCGATCGCCGTGTCGGGGTCCTTGAGGCCGTGCCCGGTCAGGGTGAGGACGAGGACGTCGCGCGGCCTGAGGCGCCCGCTCGCCCCGAGCCGGAGCGCCCCGGCGAACGAGATCGCCGACGCCGGCTCGGCGAACACGCCCTCGGTGCGTGCAAGCAGGCGGTACGCGGCCAGGATGTCCTCGTCGCTGATCGCCTCGATCGCGCCGCCGGACTCGTCGCGCGCCGCCTCGGCGGCCTTCCAGCTCGCCGGGTTGCCGATGCGGATCGCGGTCGCCACCGTCCGCGGCTCGTCGATCACCCGCCCATGGACGATGGGCGCCGCGCCCGCCGCCTCGAAGCCCATCATGCGCGGCAGCCGGTCGGTCACGCCGGTCGCCCTGTACTCGGTGTAGCCCTTCCAGTAGGCGGTGATGTTGCCCGCATTGCCGACCGGCAGGAGGTGGTAGTCGGGCGCGCGGCCGAGCGCGTCGCAGATCTCGAAGGCGGCCGTCTTCTGCCCCTCGATGCGATGCGGGTTGACCGAGTTCACGAGCGCGAGGCGCGTCGGGTAGCGCTCCTTCACGTCGCGCACCAGGCGCAGCGCCTGGTCGAAGTTGCCGTCGATCTGGATCACCCGCGCGCCGTGCATGACGGCCTGGGAGAGCTTGCCGAGCGCGATCTTGCCCTGCGGCACGACCACGTAGGCGCGGATGCCGGCGCGCGCCGCGTAGGCGGCGGCGGAGGCCGAGGTGTTCCCGGTGGACGCGCAGATGACCGCCTCGGCGCCCTCGGCGAGGGCTCTCGTGACCGCGACCGTCATGCCGCGGTCCTTGAACGAGCCGGTCGGGTTCTGGCCCTCGCACTTCAAGTACAGCTCGATGCCGGGCGCCACGACGGCCGCCAGGCGGTCGGCGCGCACGAGGGGCGTGTTGCCCTCGTTCAGCGTGACGACCCTGTCGGCGGGCCTGACCGGGAGGCGGTCGCGATAGTGCTCGATCAGGCCGCCCCAGACGCGGGCGACGCTCACGTCGGGCACTCCCGGGCGGGGTTGCGACACGCGATCATCGTCGGGCTCAGTCGCGATAGTATT
Coding sequences:
- the glpX gene encoding class II fructose-bisphosphatase, with protein sequence MERNLAMELVRVTEAAALASARLMGRGDEMAADIAAIEAMRKAFDAIAIDGTVVIGEGAEDAMPKLYVGEKVGTRQGPATDVALDALEGAAICAAGGYNALSVIAIAEHGTFLRVPDTYMDKIACGPEGRGTVDLDRRPRDNLRTLADAKGVYVEDLTVAILDRPRHNALIEEVRRAGARIKLITSGDVSAALATTRPDTGIDILMGVGGAPQGVLAAAFLLCVGGEMQARLKPRNEHEAGELRKLGLFDLQRKYRLEELASGSVMGAATGITPGDYLAGVRYVKGGAVTNSVVMRSATRTVRFIEAHHRFDRTPAY
- a CDS encoding cofactor-independent phosphoglycerate mutase gives rise to the protein MKYVVLQGDGMADEPIAGLGGKTPLDYARTPNLDRMASRGILGLTRTIPRGLPPGSDVGTMSILGYDPARYHTGRSPIEAASMGVELGPDDVAFRCNLVTLETLEGGTEIMRDFAAGHPPTDEAAEIVRDMNRALGRDGLEFHPGVSYRHLLVWRKGEGRMRTTPPHDLSDKPVARHFPDGPGADVLRDLMERSRRFLAEHPACQARAARGERAPTSIWLWGQGGRPRVPTLRERFGIEGSVIAAVDLVNGLGVLAGLRKIAVPGATGFLDTNFRGKAEYGLRALAERDFLFLHVEAPDEGGHMGDAQKKVEAIENVDEKVVGPLLEGLRASGSEWRMLVMPDHPTPCALKTHTDDPVPFVVYISSDEQKPRGLSRGYNERDAREHGIFIPEAHTLLERLLRR
- a CDS encoding Uma2 family endonuclease, whose amino-acid sequence is MSRVPDRIPPGPIKLTYEDYVGLPDDGRRYEILDGELEVSPAPAPRHQGVSRNLLWVLHGHVRERGLGSVYCAPIDVILAPTSVVQPDLIFIGGGRESIITARAIEGPPDLAVEILSPWSDRRDRVAKAALYARYGIHRYWILDPEVRVLEVYELEGAGYRLVGKHEGGARVRTALFPDLEIDLGRVWV
- a CDS encoding threonine synthase; the encoded protein is MPDVSVARVWGGLIEHYRDRLPVRPADRVVTLNEGNTPLVRADRLAAVVAPGIELYLKCEGQNPTGSFKDRGMTVAVTRALAEGAEAVICASTGNTSASAAAYAARAGIRAYVVVPQGKIALGKLSQAVMHGARVIQIDGNFDQALRLVRDVKERYPTRLALVNSVNPHRIEGQKTAAFEICDALGRAPDYHLLPVGNAGNITAYWKGYTEYRATGVTDRLPRMMGFEAAGAAPIVHGRVIDEPRTVATAIRIGNPASWKAAEAARDESGGAIEAISDEDILAAYRLLARTEGVFAEPASAISFAGALRLGASGRLRPRDVLVLTLTGHGLKDPDTAIANSEAAVSIPPEPGRLAAVLELD